The following proteins are encoded in a genomic region of bacterium:
- a CDS encoding YggS family pyridoxal phosphate-dependent enzyme: MAIVHENLIHIRQQIAAACLRSGRAVQEVELVAVTKTVPTSRIREAIDAGVRVIGENRVQEAADKAKELDREVVWHLVGHLQSNKVKRACEIFSVIESVDSLQVAKEIDTRAGQLGRTIEVLLEVNTSGEPSKYGVAPENTVL; encoded by the coding sequence ATGGCTATTGTACACGAGAATTTGATCCACATCCGGCAACAAATAGCCGCTGCGTGTTTGCGCAGCGGACGAGCGGTGCAGGAAGTGGAACTGGTCGCGGTTACCAAGACAGTGCCAACGTCGCGCATCCGCGAGGCCATTGATGCAGGCGTTCGCGTGATCGGGGAAAATCGGGTACAGGAAGCGGCGGACAAAGCGAAAGAACTGGATCGCGAAGTCGTCTGGCATCTGGTGGGTCACCTGCAAAGCAACAAAGTCAAACGTGCGTGCGAAATTTTTTCCGTGATCGAATCGGTGGACTCGCTGCAAGTGGCCAAAGAGATCGATACCCGCGCCGGCCAACTGGGCCGAACCATAGAAGTGCTGTTGGAGGTGAACACCTCCGGCGAACCCAGCAAGTACGGCGTCGCGCCGGAGAACACCGTCCT